Genomic segment of Bdellovibrio bacteriovorus:
ACGCTTCATAACACCAGCGAAACCTTTACCTTTAGATTTAGAAGTGATTTTTACGAAATCACCTTTAACCAATGAATCGATAGAGATTTGCGCACCAACAGTCACGCCTTCAGGGATTGATTGGCGGATTTCTTTTACGAATTGCGCGCCATTTTCAAAACCAGATTTAGCCAAGTGACCTTTTTCTGCTTTGTTTGAGTTTTTAGCTTTTTTAGGATGGCAAGCTACTTGAATAGCTTCGTAGCCATCAGCTTCGTTAGTTTTGATTTGAGAAACAAACCAAGGCTCATAACGAAGAACTGTTACAGGAACTGCCTCACCATTTTCATTGTAAATGGTAGCCATACCTTCTTTGAATGCGAACAGGCCGTTCAGCTTCAGGCCTTGCTCGTTTGAATTTGTAGTTTGTGTAGTTTCGCTCACTGTTTACTCCTAGATTGCTGAAAGTTTGATTTCAACATCAACGCCAGCTGAGAGGTCGAGTTTCATGAGCTGATCGACAGTCTGCTGAGTGGGTTCTAAAATATCGAGCATACGCTTGTGTGTTCTCACTTCGAATTGCTCACGAGATTTTTTATCTACGTGAGGAGAACGCAACACTGTGTAGCGGTTGATACGAGTTGGAAGAGGGATTGGACCCGCAACCTTCGCACCAGTACGACGTGCTGTTTCGACGATTTCTTTCGTCGATTGATCAAGCAATTTATGATCGAATGCCTTCAATCTGATTCTAATCTTCTGACTTTGCATATGGACACTCTTCTTCTTTTTAAAGTATCGTAATTACTAGCAAATTTACTAAAATGCGCTTTAACCCCATCGAAAACTTGTCCCGAATTAGCCCTTGCGGCCTGCGATTTCACTCACGCGGGAGGTTTTTTGTAAGTTGTAGACGCTATGAGTGCGCGAGTATGCGCACTGTAAAACCCTTTGTCAAAGGGAAATTATTAATTTTTTAATATCTTCCCATTTTGTGGAGAATTTCGGTTTTTGCCTTGGCCGGAACCACGGCATATTCCAAAAATTCCATACTGAAACTTGCTCTTCCCTGACTCAGACTGCGCACATTGGTCGCATAACCGAATAGGTTCGCTAATGGGGCTTCCGCAGAAATCACCTGACCGCCACCGACTTTGGCGTTCATCGTGAGAATTTTTCCACGGCGGGAATTTAAATCCCCCACCACATTGCCGACGAATTCATCGGGACAAGTGACTTCTAACTTAAAGATGGGCTCTAGAAGTTCAACAGTCGCACTTTTCACGGCATCACGGAAAGCCAGGGAAGTAGCCGCTTTAAAGGCCATTTCACTGGAAGCCTCGGGACGCACTTCTACGGAATTTAAAGTCCCCTTAATACCGATCATAGAGTAACTCGCCAGAGGGCCTACTTCGGCAGCCTCTTTAAAGCCGTTCTCGACCGCTTTTAAGAAGGGAGCTGTAAATTCTTTAGACACGGAAACTTTGGATACGAACTGAATGCCGTCATGTTGAGAAATCGGCTCAATCGTCAAAGAGACTTTCGCGTACTGCTGCTCACCCGCCACTTCACGTTCGTAAACGTGTTCAACTGTAGCTGAAGATGAGATGCCTTCGCGATAAGACACCTGAGGGTTACCGACGTTGGCCTGAACTTTATGCTCGCGCAAAAGACGGTCAACAAGGATCTCTAAATGAAGCTCTCCCATGCCCGACAAAAGAATTTGACCTGTTTCCGGGTCATTTCTTAGACGGCAGGAAGGATCTTCTTTACCCAATTTTTCCAAGCCCTGAAGCATTTTTTCCTGGTCAGCTGAAGACTTCGCTTCAATCGCCACAGAAATAACAGGTTCAGGGAAAGTGATCGATTCAAGAACGACAGCGTGAGACGTTTCACAAAGAGTGTCTCCTGTCGCCGTGAATTTAAGACCCACAACTGCGCCGATATCGCCGGCTTTCAAGCTTGTGATCTCTTCACGAGAGTTCGCGTGCATCTTAACTAATTTTTGGATGCGTTCTTTTTTCTCTGTGCGCGGATTGAAAAGTTGGTCGCCCACTTTCACTTCGCCAGAGTACACGCGGATGTAAGTCAAAGTTCCAGCAAATGGATCATTGGCAATTTTGAAAGCCAACGCTGCGACATTCGCTTCGAAGTCTGTCTTACATACAATTTCTTTTTCTGGTTTTTGCGGATCATGACCCACGATATCTGGCACTTCAATAGGAGAAGGCAAATAGTCGATCACGCCGTCGAGCAAAGGTTGTACACCTTTGTTTTTGAAAGCCGCCCCACAGAATACTGGGAAAGCTTTAAGTTCGAGAGTTCCTTTACGAAGAGCGCGCTTCAATTCAGCAACAGTCACTTCTTCGCCATTCAGATACTTCTCTAAAAGTTCGTCTTCAAACTCAACGATCTTTTCAATGACTTCTGTACGGAAGCGAGTGACTTCTTCCTTCATGTCATTGGGAACATCGGTAACTTCGAAATGGTCACCCATTCCTGCTTGGTCCCACATGTAAGCGCGATTTTCTAACAAATCGACAACACCGCGGAAGGTGTCTTCCATGCCGATAGGAACTTGAACAGGAATTGGATTCGCATTGAGCTTATCTTTGATTGTCCCGTAAGACATCACAAAGTCAGCACCCACGCGGTCCATTTTATTAACGAAACAAATTCTTGGAACTTTATATTTATCAGCTTGTTTCCAAACGGTTTCAGACTGAGGCTCAACACCGTTCACACCGTCGAATACGGCAATAGCACCATCAAGGACGCGCAAAGAACGCTCCACTTCAATAGTGAAATCCACGTGCCCAGGAGTATCGATGATGTTGATTCTATGATCTTTCCAGAACGCCATGGTCGCGGCAGAAGTGATTGTGATACCACGTTCTTGCTCTTGAACCATCCAGTCCATGGTAGCATCGCCATCATGAACTTCGCCGATTTTATGACTTTTACCAGTGTAGTAAAGAATGCGTTCGGTAGTGGTCGTTTTACCGGCATCGATGTGAGCCATGATGCCGATATTACGAGTATACTTGAGATCAGCTACAACTTTAGGATCTTTAGCTGACATGTAAACAGATTACCAATTGTAGTGAGAGAAAGCCTTATTTGCTTCAGCCATACGGTGAACATCGTCTTTCTTCTTAATAGAGTTACCTCTATTGTTGTAAGCATCAACGAATTCGCCAGCCAAGCGCTTAGCCATATCTTTTTCACCGCGCTCGCGAGAGTACTCAACTAACCATCTCATTGCTAGTGCCAAGCGACGAGAAGGACGTACGTCTACAGGAACTTGGTAAGTCGCTCCACCAACACGGCGAGAACGAACTTCGATAGAAGGCTTTACGTTTTCAAGAGCTTTTTTGAAGATGTTCATTGGCTCTTCGCCTTGAATTTTACCTTCAAGCTCTTTCAATGCTCCGTAGAAAAGCTTCTGTGCAGTAGCTTTTTTACCTTGGATCATCATTTTGTTAACGAATTTAGCAATTACTAGATCCTTGAAAACCGGATCTGGAATAATTTCTCTTTTAAAGGTCTTTTTACGACGTGACATTTCTCAATCCTTATTTCTTAGGTCTCTTAGTACCGTATTTAGAGCGAGAACGCAGACGACCGTTCACACCTTGAAGATCCAATACACCGCGTACGATATGGTAACGAACGCCCGGCAAGTCCTTCACACGACCACCACGGATCAAGACAACGCTGTGCTCTTGAAGGTTGTGACCGATACCTGGGATGTAAGAGATAACTTCGAAACCATTAGAAAGACGTACTTTTGCTACTTTACGAAGAGCTGAGTTCGGCTTCTTTGGAGTCGTTGTATAAACACGTGTACAAACGCCACGACGTTGAGGACATGAAACCAACGCAGGTGACTTTGTTTGGTTCTTTTGAACTTTACGCTCACTTTTGATGAGCTGGTTAATAGTAGGCACTTTAAAACCCCTTAAACGATTTTTCAATACTCCGACGAGTCGGAGTGCAGATCTAATCCAAGACGCTGGAACTTACATTGCCAAAAGCGCCCTGGTCAAGACTTTGTTGTTATTTTTATAGTCCAAAAAGTGGTGTGAGCTCCGCTTTTTGATCTTTTTACACTTTGTCCCAGGAGCCGACCTAAATCGGCGCCCGGGTTTCTTTAGTTACTACCCTTGGTGAGGCTGAGCTGACGCCGTCATTCCTGGCAATGCCACAAATGAAGTATCGTCGTCTTCCGCTACAGACACTTTCCAACGTTTGTATGAAGTCAAACCTGTTCCCGCTGGGATCAAGCGACCCATAATGATGTTCTCTTTCAGACCACGCAAATGGTCTGTGCGAGAATTGATCGCTGCTTCCGTAAGAACTTTTGTTGTCTCTTGGAAGGACGCCGCTGAAATCCAGCTGTCAGTGCTCAAAGAAACTTTCGTGATACCTAGAAGAAGCGGGCTGCAAGTTGCAGGTTGTCCGCCTTCACGGTTGATACGATCATTTTCTTCGTCGAAAGCATATCTTTCAACCTGTTCGCCCGCCAAGAAACGGCTGTCGCCAGCGTCCTTGATTTCTACTTTACGTAGCATTTGGCGAACGATCACTTCGATGTGCTTATCGTTGATACCAACCCCTTGAAGTCTGTAAACTTCTTGGATTTCATTCACAAGGTATGCTGATAGAGCTTTCGCACCTAGAACCGCCAGAATGTCATGAGGATTTGTTGGACCATCCATCAACGCCTCACCGGCTCTTACGTACTCACCTTCTCTTACAGCAACGTGCTTACCTTTAGGGATGAGATATTCTTTTTGCTCACCCACTTCAGGAGTTACGATCACACGTTGTTTACCTTTAACGTCTTTACCGAATGTCACATAACCATCGATCTCAGAGATGATAGCTGCTTCTTTCGGTTTACGAGCTTCAAACAATTCAGCAACGCGCGGTAGACCACCCGTGATATCCTTCGTTTTCGAAGTCTCACGATGCATCTTCGCGATAACGTCACCGGCATGAACTTCCTGCTGGTCAGAAGCCAGAAGTTGCGCACCCACTGGGATCAAGTATCTCGCAGGGATGTCACGGCCAGGAAGATTCAATGTCTTACCATTGCCATCAACTAGGAATACAGTCGGTTTAATATCAGAAGACTTAGACTCCATGATAACTTTGGTTGCGAAACCAGTTACCGCGTCGACTTGCTCCTGCATTGTCGAACCTTCTTCAATGTCGTGGTATTGGATCTTCGCAGAAACTTCCGCGATGATCGGATTCGAATATGGATCCCACTCAGCAACAGTTTGACCTTTAGCCACCTTGTCGCCTTCTTTGAAGTTAAGTACCGCACCGTAAACAAGCTTGAAGTTTTCACGTTCACGACCTGTTTCGTCGATGACTAGGGCAGAACCGTTACGATTCATCACAGTCAACTTACCGTTACGGTTCGTTACTGCGTGAACGTTTACAAGTTTAATAACACCATCATGGCGAGTTGTATGAACAGATTGCTCAACCGCACGAGAAGCCGCACCACCTAAGTGGAACGTTCTCATCGTCAACTGAGTACCTGGCTCACCGATTGATTGTGCTGCAATGATACCCACCGTTTCACCAAGGTTCACAGTGTTACCGCGAGACAAGTCACGGCCGTAACATTTCACGCACACGCCACGAGTAGATTCACACACTAGAGCAGAACGGATTTCAACTTTGTCGATACCAAGCTCTTCTACGCGCTTAACATCAGACTCAGTGATTTCGTGTCCGGCTTTCAAGATCACAGCGTTTGTCATTGGATCAACAACGTCTTTCAGAGTTGTTCTACCCAAGATACGATCGCCGATATTTTGGATGATCTCACCAGCTTCGTATACTGGAGTGATTTCCAAACCATCTGTCGTACCGCAGTCCACTTCAGACACAACAACGTCTTGAGCCACGTCAACCAAACGACGAGTCAAGTAACCAGAGTTCGCTGTTTTCAATGCGGTATCGGCCAAACCTTTACGCGCACCGTGCGTTGAAATGAAGTACTGGATAACTGTCAAACCTTCACGGAAGTTCGCAGTGATCGGAGTTTCGATGATCTCACCAGAAGGTTTCGCCATCAAACCACGCATACCACCCAACTGACGGATCTGAGCTGCGGAACCACGGGCTCCGGAGTCAGCCATGATGTAGATCGGGTTGAATGAAGGTCCTACGATTTCTTTACCATCAACATGGAAAGTTTGTTTTTCAATCGCGTTCATACCTTCTTTAGCGATCTTATCACCAGTTTGAGCCCAGATATCCACCACTTTATTGTAGCGCTCACCATCTGTGATCAAACCTTCGTCGTACTGCTGCTGAATCTCTGTTACTTGTTTCTCTGCATCAGCAATCAAAGTTGCTTTTGCTGCAGGGATAACCATGTCGTCGATACCGATCGACATACCCGCTGCTGTAGAATATTTGAAACCAAGTTCCATGATTTTATCAGCCAAGATACAAGTCGCTTTTGCACCAGCAAGACGGAATGTCTTATCGATCAAAGCAGCGATTTGTTTCTTATTCATTGTTACGTTCACTTCGTTGAACGGAACTTCTTTTGGTACGATGTCAGACAAGATAGAACGACCTACTGAAGTCTCTTGAACTTTACCGTTCAAACGAACTTTACAAGCCGCTTGCAAGTCAACAAGTCCTGTTTCGTAAGCGTAAAGAGCCTCTTGAACGCTGGCGAAAATCTTGCCAGTTCCTTTTGCTCCAGGACGAATACGAGTCAACCAGTACAAGCCCAACACGATATCTTGTGAAGGGTTGATGATTGGCTTACCAGATGCCGGAGAAAGGATGTTGTTCGTAGACATCATCAATACGCGAGCTTCAACTTGAGATTCCACAGAAAGTGGAACGTGAACCGCCATTTGGTCACCGTCGAAGTCGGCATTGAACGCCGTACACACTAGAGGATGCAATTGGATTGCTTTACCTTCGTGAAGTACTGGTTCGAAAGCTTGGATACCAAGTCTGTGAAGAGTTGGCGCACGGTTAAGAAGAACTGGATGTTCTTTAACCACGTCAGCCAAAATATCCCAAACTTCTACAGTTTCTTGGTCTACAAGGCGTTTTGCTTGCTTAATAGTTGTCGCCAAACCTTTTTCTTCAAGTTTGTTGTAAACAAACGGTTTGAAAAGCTCCAAAGCCATCTTCTTAGGAAGACCACATTGGTGAAGTTTCAAAGTTGGGCCTACAACGATAACGGAACGACCCGAGTAGTCGACACGTTTACCCAAAAGGTTTTGACGGAAACGACCTTGCTTACCTTTCAACATATCAGAAAGAGAGCGAAGAGGACGTTTGTTAGGACCAGTGAAAGTCTTACCGCGACGGCCGTTATCCAACAACGCATCAACCGCTTCTTGCAACATACGTTTTTCGTTGCGGATGATGATGTCTGGAGCGTTTAGCTCCTGAAGACGTTTCAAACGGTTGTTACGGTTGATAACACGACGGTAAAGATCATTAAGATCTGAAGTCGCGAAACGACCACCATCAAGTGGTACCAACGGACGAAGATCAGGAGGAAGAACAGGAAGTGCTTCCAACATCATCCACTCTGGCTTGTTGATAGAGCCTTTGAAAGCTTCAACAACGCGTAGACGTTTCGTCAATTTTTTGATTTGCGCTTCTGATTTCGTGTCTTTCACTTCCATACGAAGTTTACGAGACAAGTATTCAGGATCGATTTTGCGTAGCAATTCACGAACAGCTTCACCGCCCATGCCTGCTTTGAAGCTTGGACCGAACTCATTAAGAGCCGCTTGGTAAGCTTCTTCAGTCAAAATCT
This window contains:
- the rpsL gene encoding 30S ribosomal protein S12, with protein sequence MPTINQLIKSERKVQKNQTKSPALVSCPQRRGVCTRVYTTTPKKPNSALRKVAKVRLSNGFEVISYIPGIGHNLQEHSVVLIRGGRVKDLPGVRYHIVRGVLDLQGVNGRLRSRSKYGTKRPKK
- the rpsG gene encoding 30S ribosomal protein S7 — encoded protein: MSRRKKTFKREIIPDPVFKDLVIAKFVNKMMIQGKKATAQKLFYGALKELEGKIQGEEPMNIFKKALENVKPSIEVRSRRVGGATYQVPVDVRPSRRLALAMRWLVEYSRERGEKDMAKRLAGEFVDAYNNRGNSIKKKDDVHRMAEANKAFSHYNW
- the rpoC gene encoding DNA-directed RNA polymerase subunit beta', which encodes MRDLLNFFDKPKDPLSFDAVRVSLASPEMIRDWSFGEVKKPETINYRTFKPERDGLFCAKIFGPIKDYECLCGKYKRMKYRGVVCEKCGVEVTQTKVRRERLGHIELATPVAHIWFLRSLPSRIGNLLNLSLKDVEKVLYCEAHVVIDPMETTLEEGQILTEEAYQAALNEFGPSFKAGMGGEAVRELLRKIDPEYLSRKLRMEVKDTKSEAQIKKLTKRLRVVEAFKGSINKPEWMMLEALPVLPPDLRPLVPLDGGRFATSDLNDLYRRVINRNNRLKRLQELNAPDIIIRNEKRMLQEAVDALLDNGRRGKTFTGPNKRPLRSLSDMLKGKQGRFRQNLLGKRVDYSGRSVIVVGPTLKLHQCGLPKKMALELFKPFVYNKLEEKGLATTIKQAKRLVDQETVEVWDILADVVKEHPVLLNRAPTLHRLGIQAFEPVLHEGKAIQLHPLVCTAFNADFDGDQMAVHVPLSVESQVEARVLMMSTNNILSPASGKPIINPSQDIVLGLYWLTRIRPGAKGTGKIFASVQEALYAYETGLVDLQAACKVRLNGKVQETSVGRSILSDIVPKEVPFNEVNVTMNKKQIAALIDKTFRLAGAKATCILADKIMELGFKYSTAAGMSIGIDDMVIPAAKATLIADAEKQVTEIQQQYDEGLITDGERYNKVVDIWAQTGDKIAKEGMNAIEKQTFHVDGKEIVGPSFNPIYIMADSGARGSAAQIRQLGGMRGLMAKPSGEIIETPITANFREGLTVIQYFISTHGARKGLADTALKTANSGYLTRRLVDVAQDVVVSEVDCGTTDGLEITPVYEAGEIIQNIGDRILGRTTLKDVVDPMTNAVILKAGHEITESDVKRVEELGIDKVEIRSALVCESTRGVCVKCYGRDLSRGNTVNLGETVGIIAAQSIGEPGTQLTMRTFHLGGAASRAVEQSVHTTRHDGVIKLVNVHAVTNRNGKLTVMNRNGSALVIDETGRERENFKLVYGAVLNFKEGDKVAKGQTVAEWDPYSNPIIAEVSAKIQYHDIEEGSTMQEQVDAVTGFATKVIMESKSSDIKPTVFLVDGNGKTLNLPGRDIPARYLIPVGAQLLASDQQEVHAGDVIAKMHRETSKTKDITGGLPRVAELFEARKPKEAAIISEIDGYVTFGKDVKGKQRVIVTPEVGEQKEYLIPKGKHVAVREGEYVRAGEALMDGPTNPHDILAVLGAKALSAYLVNEIQEVYRLQGVGINDKHIEVIVRQMLRKVEIKDAGDSRFLAGEQVERYAFDEENDRINREGGQPATCSPLLLGITKVSLSTDSWISAASFQETTKVLTEAAINSRTDHLRGLKENIIMGRLIPAGTGLTSYKRWKVSVAEDDDTSFVALPGMTASAQPHQG
- the rpsJ gene encoding 30S ribosomal protein S10, with translation MQSQKIRIRLKAFDHKLLDQSTKEIVETARRTGAKVAGPIPLPTRINRYTVLRSPHVDKKSREQFEVRTHKRMLDILEPTQQTVDQLMKLDLSAGVDVEIKLSAI
- the rplC gene encoding 50S ribosomal protein L3, which translates into the protein MSETTQTTNSNEQGLKLNGLFAFKEGMATIYNENGEAVPVTVLRYEPWFVSQIKTNEADGYEAIQVACHPKKAKNSNKAEKGHLAKSGFENGAQFVKEIRQSIPEGVTVGAQISIDSLVKGDFVKITSKSKGKGFAGVMKRWNFAGGPGAHGSKFHRRPGSSGNRTWPGRVMPGKKFPGHLGNETVTVKNVEIVQVLADENVLMVKGPVPGARNTLVKLVRE
- the fusA gene encoding elongation factor G — its product is MSAKDPKVVADLKYTRNIGIMAHIDAGKTTTTERILYYTGKSHKIGEVHDGDATMDWMVQEQERGITITSAATMAFWKDHRINIIDTPGHVDFTIEVERSLRVLDGAIAVFDGVNGVEPQSETVWKQADKYKVPRICFVNKMDRVGADFVMSYGTIKDKLNANPIPVQVPIGMEDTFRGVVDLLENRAYMWDQAGMGDHFEVTDVPNDMKEEVTRFRTEVIEKIVEFEDELLEKYLNGEEVTVAELKRALRKGTLELKAFPVFCGAAFKNKGVQPLLDGVIDYLPSPIEVPDIVGHDPQKPEKEIVCKTDFEANVAALAFKIANDPFAGTLTYIRVYSGEVKVGDQLFNPRTEKKERIQKLVKMHANSREEITSLKAGDIGAVVGLKFTATGDTLCETSHAVVLESITFPEPVISVAIEAKSSADQEKMLQGLEKLGKEDPSCRLRNDPETGQILLSGMGELHLEILVDRLLREHKVQANVGNPQVSYREGISSSATVEHVYEREVAGEQQYAKVSLTIEPISQHDGIQFVSKVSVSKEFTAPFLKAVENGFKEAAEVGPLASYSMIGIKGTLNSVEVRPEASSEMAFKAATSLAFRDAVKSATVELLEPIFKLEVTCPDEFVGNVVGDLNSRRGKILTMNAKVGGGQVISAEAPLANLFGYATNVRSLSQGRASFSMEFLEYAVVPAKAKTEILHKMGRY